The Phocoena phocoena chromosome 21, mPhoPho1.1, whole genome shotgun sequence genome includes a region encoding these proteins:
- the SMIM18 gene encoding small integral membrane protein 18, protein MASQSSSLWNETTTSVYQYLGFQVQKIYPFHDNWNTACFVILLLFIFTVVSLVVLAFLYEALDCCCCVKNKTVKDLKNEPNPLRSMMDNIRKRETEVV, encoded by the coding sequence ATGGCCTCCCAGAGCTCAAGCCTCTGGAATGAAACAACTACATCTGTTTATCAGTACCTTGGTTTTCAAGTTCAAAAAATTTACCCCTTCCATGATAACTGGAACACTGCCTGCTTTGTcattctgcttttatttatatttacagtgGTATCTTTAGTGGTGCTGGCTTTCCTTTATGAAGCGCTTGACTGCTGCTGCtgtgtaaaaaacaaaactgtgaaaGACTTGAAAAATGAACCGAACCCTCTTAGAAGTATGATGGACAACATCAGAAAACGTGAAACTGAAGTGGTCTAG